The Streptomyces sp. NBC_00691 genome has a segment encoding these proteins:
- a CDS encoding sensor histidine kinase, whose product MTRTDRQLWLLPSHLAEPAGGNGESRPRRTVRDWIVDTSLFLLAAFVGLIAADTSAQYTSEVVTLVDQLLGAAACCALWLRRRWPAGLAIGLSLLNVVAPVAAGALLAGLFSVAVRRPFREVAAIGALAVAASTAQAFIRPDPTTNTGLSVALGFILILLVTAWGMLVRSRRQLVEALRERARRAEAEAELRAAQAQRLAREAIAREMHDVLAHRLTLLSVHAGALEFRPDAPPEQVARAAGVIRDSAHEALQDLREIIGVLRAPGENGDGGDRPQPTLATLDALIDESREAGADVVLDTTVDEPSAVPAATGRTVYRIAQEGLTNARKHAPGTTVTVTVRGRPGEGLTVDVHNPAPAGPVPPVPGSGQGLIGLTERAALAGGRMEHGPAPDGGFALHAWLPWPS is encoded by the coding sequence ATGACTCGCACGGACCGGCAGCTCTGGCTGCTCCCCTCCCACCTGGCCGAACCCGCCGGCGGGAACGGGGAGAGCCGGCCCCGCCGTACCGTCCGCGACTGGATCGTGGACACCTCGCTCTTCCTTCTCGCCGCCTTCGTCGGCCTCATCGCCGCCGACACCAGCGCGCAGTACACCAGCGAGGTCGTCACCCTCGTCGACCAGCTCCTGGGCGCCGCCGCCTGCTGCGCCCTCTGGCTGCGCCGCCGCTGGCCCGCCGGGCTCGCGATCGGCCTCTCACTGCTGAACGTCGTGGCCCCGGTCGCCGCCGGCGCCCTCCTCGCGGGCCTATTCAGCGTCGCCGTGCGCAGGCCCTTCCGCGAGGTCGCCGCGATCGGCGCGCTCGCCGTCGCCGCCTCCACCGCGCAGGCCTTCATCCGGCCCGACCCCACCACCAACACCGGGCTCTCCGTCGCCCTCGGCTTCATCCTCATCCTGCTCGTCACCGCCTGGGGCATGCTCGTCCGCTCCCGCCGCCAGCTCGTCGAGGCCCTCAGGGAGCGCGCCCGCCGCGCCGAGGCCGAGGCCGAGCTGCGTGCCGCCCAGGCCCAGCGGCTCGCCCGCGAGGCGATCGCCCGCGAGATGCACGACGTCCTCGCCCACCGGCTCACCCTGCTCAGCGTGCACGCCGGAGCCCTGGAGTTCCGGCCCGACGCCCCGCCCGAGCAGGTCGCCCGCGCCGCCGGCGTCATCCGCGACAGCGCCCACGAGGCCCTCCAGGACCTCCGCGAGATCATCGGAGTGCTGCGCGCCCCCGGCGAGAACGGTGACGGCGGCGACCGGCCGCAGCCCACCCTCGCCACCCTCGACGCGCTGATCGACGAGTCCCGCGAGGCCGGGGCGGACGTCGTCCTCGACACCACCGTCGACGAACCGTCCGCCGTTCCCGCCGCCACCGGCCGTACGGTCTACCGCATCGCCCAGGAGGGCCTCACCAACGCGCGCAAACACGCCCCCGGCACCACGGTCACCGTCACCGTGCGCGGCCGCCCCGGCGAGGGACTCACCGTCGACGTCCACAACCCGGCCCCCGCCGGGCCGGTCCCGCCCGTCCCCGGTTCCGGCCAGGGCCTCATCGGACTCACCGAACGCGCCGCACTCGCCGGTGGGCGGATGGAGCACGGACCAGCCCCCGACGGCGGGTTCGCCCTGCACGCCTGGCTACCGTGGCCCTCATGA
- a CDS encoding ABC transporter ATP-binding protein, whose amino-acid sequence MSLVLDAVTLTYPDGDGRLTALDAVSLTVPAGSLTAVVGPSGSGKSSLLAVAATLVTPDRGRVVVDGTDTGELDAAGRAALRRERIGIVFQQPNLLPSLTAAEQLQVMAHVSGRPARSARGRAMELLDAVGLADLAGRRPHQLSGGQRQRVNIARALMNEPAVLLVDEPTSALDHERGAAVVELLAGLTVGRGTATVLVTHDRGHAGRADRLVEVRDGRVTPEPARA is encoded by the coding sequence ATGAGTCTCGTCCTCGATGCCGTCACCCTCACCTACCCGGACGGCGACGGGCGGCTGACCGCGCTCGACGCGGTCTCCCTCACCGTCCCCGCGGGATCCCTCACGGCCGTCGTCGGGCCTTCCGGCTCCGGCAAGTCCAGCCTGCTCGCCGTCGCCGCGACGCTGGTGACGCCGGACCGGGGGCGGGTCGTCGTCGACGGTACGGACACGGGGGAGCTGGACGCGGCCGGGCGGGCGGCGCTGCGGCGCGAGCGGATCGGGATCGTCTTCCAGCAGCCGAACCTGCTGCCCTCGCTCACGGCGGCGGAGCAGCTGCAGGTCATGGCACACGTCTCCGGCCGGCCGGCGAGGTCCGCCCGCGGCAGGGCCATGGAGCTGCTCGACGCGGTGGGTCTCGCGGATCTGGCCGGGCGGCGGCCGCACCAGCTGTCCGGGGGCCAGCGGCAGCGGGTCAACATCGCGCGGGCACTGATGAACGAACCGGCGGTCCTGCTCGTCGACGAGCCGACGAGCGCGCTCGATCACGAGCGCGGGGCGGCGGTGGTGGAACTGCTCGCGGGTCTGACGGTGGGAAGGGGAACCGCGACGGTGCTGGTGACGCATGACCGGGGGCATGCGGGGCGGGCGGATCGGCTGGTGGAGGTCAGGGACGGCCGCGTCACCCCGGAACCGGCCCGCGCCTGA
- a CDS encoding DUF5955 family protein produces MLRSVGQRRVTGEGVDPRVAELRSAVSRLRRELAAHRVEFADRGIAEDELAALDAMALSGSPEVRRLRRSLLLVAGSVGSVSALAEGLDGVRRAVELFGPPAPRGPVG; encoded by the coding sequence ATGTTGCGAAGCGTGGGGCAGAGGCGAGTGACCGGCGAGGGCGTGGACCCGAGGGTGGCCGAACTGCGGTCCGCCGTGTCCCGGCTCCGGCGAGAACTGGCCGCCCACCGGGTCGAGTTCGCCGACCGGGGCATCGCCGAGGACGAACTCGCCGCGCTCGACGCGATGGCGCTCAGCGGCTCCCCGGAGGTACGCCGGTTACGCCGCTCCCTGCTGCTCGTCGCGGGATCGGTCGGATCCGTCAGCGCGCTCGCGGAAGGGCTCGACGGGGTCCGCCGGGCGGTGGAACTCTTCGGGCCGCCGGCACCCCGGGGGCCCGTCGGCTGA
- the allB gene encoding allantoinase AllB: protein MDVNLVLRSTRVITPEGTRPASIAVAGGTITAVLPYDAEVPAGARLEDVGDDVVLPGLVDTHVHVNDPGRTEWEGFWTATRAAAAGGITTLLDMPLNSLPPTTTVENLRVKQEVARAKAHVDVGFWGGALPDNVKDLRPLHDAGVFGFKCFLSPSGVEEFPELDQERLATSLAEISGFDGLMIVHAEDPHHLAAAPQRSGGAYADFLASRPRDAENTAIENLVNQARRLDARVHVLHLSSSDALPLLAAAKAEGVKVTVESCPHFLTLTAEEIPDGATEFKCCPPIREAVNQDALWQGLADGTIDCIVSDHSPSTTDLKTPDFASAWGGISSLQLGLPAIWTEARRRGFDLTDVVRWMSEGPARLAGLTRKGAIEAGRDADFAVLDPEATFTVDPAELQHRNRITAYAGRTLNGVVTSTWLRGERIADHGTLAEPSGRLLERNN, encoded by the coding sequence GTGGACGTCAACCTGGTCCTGCGCTCGACGCGTGTCATCACCCCCGAGGGGACACGCCCGGCGTCGATCGCCGTCGCCGGAGGGACGATCACGGCCGTTCTGCCGTACGACGCGGAGGTACCCGCCGGTGCCCGGCTCGAGGACGTCGGCGACGACGTCGTCCTGCCCGGACTCGTCGACACCCACGTGCACGTGAACGACCCCGGCCGCACCGAGTGGGAGGGCTTCTGGACCGCCACCCGCGCGGCCGCCGCCGGAGGCATCACCACCCTCCTCGACATGCCCCTCAACTCGCTGCCGCCCACCACCACCGTGGAGAACCTGCGCGTCAAGCAGGAGGTCGCCCGGGCCAAGGCGCACGTCGACGTCGGCTTCTGGGGCGGCGCCCTGCCCGACAACGTCAAGGACCTGCGCCCGCTCCACGACGCCGGTGTCTTCGGGTTCAAGTGCTTCCTGTCGCCCTCCGGCGTGGAGGAGTTCCCCGAGCTCGACCAGGAGCGGCTCGCGACCTCGCTCGCCGAGATCTCCGGCTTCGACGGCCTGATGATCGTGCACGCCGAGGACCCCCACCACCTCGCCGCCGCGCCCCAGCGCTCCGGTGGCGCGTACGCCGACTTCCTCGCCTCGCGTCCCCGCGACGCGGAGAACACGGCGATCGAGAACCTGGTCAACCAGGCCCGCCGGCTCGACGCCCGCGTCCACGTCCTGCACCTCTCCTCCTCGGACGCGCTGCCGCTCCTCGCCGCCGCCAAGGCCGAGGGCGTCAAGGTCACCGTCGAGTCCTGCCCGCACTTCCTCACGCTCACCGCCGAGGAGATCCCGGACGGCGCCACCGAGTTCAAGTGCTGCCCGCCCATCCGCGAGGCCGTCAACCAGGACGCGCTGTGGCAGGGACTCGCGGACGGCACGATCGACTGCATCGTCTCCGACCACTCCCCGTCCACGACCGACCTCAAGACGCCGGACTTCGCGTCCGCCTGGGGCGGCATCTCCTCCCTCCAGCTCGGCCTCCCCGCCATCTGGACCGAGGCCCGCCGGCGCGGCTTCGACCTGACGGACGTCGTCCGCTGGATGTCCGAGGGCCCGGCCCGGCTCGCCGGCCTCACCCGCAAGGGCGCCATCGAGGCCGGCCGCGACGCCGACTTCGCCGTCCTCGACCCGGAGGCCACCTTCACCGTCGACCCGGCCGAGCTCCAGCACCGCAACCGGATCACCGCCTACGCGGGCAGGACCCTCAACGGCGTCGTCACCTCCACCTGGCTGCGCGGAGAGCGGATCGCCGACCACGGCACCCTCGCCGAGCCCTCCGGCCGCCTCCTCGAAAGGAACAACTGA
- a CDS encoding SDR family NAD(P)-dependent oxidoreductase, whose protein sequence is MSTMNGTAVLVTGGSRGIGAATAVRLAQEGADVAFTYVQDEVRAKEVTARIEATGRRALALRADAADAGDAAGAVNWAADALGRLDVLVNNAGVGVLGPLESLALADVDRVLAVNVRAAFLASQAAAGHLPEGGRIITIGSCMAQRVPGPGGVLYALSKTALIGLTKSLARELGGRGITANLVHPGPIDTDMNPADGPYAEGQAAMTALGRFGTPDEVAATVAFLAGPEGRYVTGAEFSVDGGHAA, encoded by the coding sequence ATGTCCACGATGAACGGCACGGCGGTACTGGTGACGGGCGGCAGCCGGGGGATCGGCGCGGCCACGGCCGTACGGCTCGCCCAGGAGGGCGCCGATGTCGCCTTCACCTACGTCCAGGACGAGGTCCGGGCCAAGGAGGTCACCGCGCGGATCGAGGCGACCGGTCGCAGGGCGCTGGCGCTGCGGGCGGACGCGGCGGACGCCGGGGACGCGGCGGGCGCGGTGAACTGGGCGGCGGACGCACTGGGCCGGCTCGACGTCCTGGTGAACAACGCCGGTGTCGGTGTCCTCGGCCCGCTGGAGTCCCTGGCCCTTGCGGACGTGGACCGGGTCCTGGCGGTGAACGTCCGGGCGGCGTTCCTGGCCTCGCAGGCGGCGGCCGGGCATCTGCCGGAGGGCGGCAGGATCATCACCATCGGCAGCTGCATGGCCCAGCGGGTGCCGGGGCCCGGCGGGGTGCTGTACGCGCTCAGCAAGACGGCGCTGATCGGCCTGACGAAGAGCCTCGCGCGGGAGCTGGGCGGGCGCGGCATCACGGCGAACCTCGTCCACCCCGGCCCCATCGACACGGACATGAACCCGGCGGACGGCCCGTACGCGGAAGGCCAGGCGGCCATGACGGCCCTCGGCCGCTTCGGCACCCCGGACGAGGTGGCCGCGACGGTCGCCTTCCTGGCGGGACCGGAGGGGCGGTACGTGACGGGCGCGGAGTTCTCGGTGGACGGCGGACACGCGGCCTGA
- a CDS encoding dihydrofolate reductase family protein, whose protein sequence is MATLSLTQFLTLDGVHQAPGGPEEDPSDGFTHGGWSVPFGDEDFGQFMDGVFTRPTAFLLGRRTYDIFAGYWPKQTDPANPIATKLNALPKYVASTTLDSAEWAGTTVLRGDVVEGVRGLKERTEGEIQMHGSGGLARTLLDHDLIDTLHLLVFPVILGTGRRLFTDGVRPTAFRLTDARTTGAGVTLTTYELVGRPEYGSYA, encoded by the coding sequence ATGGCCACGCTCAGCCTCACCCAGTTCCTGACCCTCGACGGCGTCCACCAGGCCCCCGGCGGCCCGGAGGAGGACCCCAGCGACGGGTTCACCCACGGCGGCTGGTCCGTGCCGTTCGGGGACGAGGACTTCGGACAGTTCATGGACGGGGTCTTCACCCGGCCGACCGCGTTCCTCCTCGGCCGCCGCACGTACGACATCTTCGCCGGCTACTGGCCGAAGCAGACGGACCCGGCCAACCCCATCGCCACCAAGCTCAACGCACTCCCCAAGTACGTCGCCAGCACCACCCTCGACTCCGCCGAGTGGGCCGGGACCACCGTGCTCCGCGGCGATGTCGTCGAGGGCGTCAGGGGGCTCAAGGAGCGCACCGAGGGCGAGATCCAGATGCACGGCAGCGGCGGTCTCGCCCGGACCCTGCTCGACCACGATCTGATCGACACCCTGCATCTGCTCGTCTTCCCGGTGATCCTCGGCACCGGCCGCCGTCTCTTCACCGACGGCGTACGCCCCACCGCCTTCCGGCTGACCGACGCGCGCACGACCGGCGCCGGCGTCACCCTCACCACGTACGAGCTCGTGGGCCGCCCCGAGTACGGCAGCTACGCCTGA
- a CDS encoding ABC transporter permease, whose translation MFVAWRDLGFAKGRFALMGTVIVLITLLVGLLSGLTAGLARENVSAITGLPADRLAFAAPPSGQSVSFTNSTVTEEQWREWAGRPGVTAAAPLGIRTLNGAAGDRTAAVSAFGTEPEGGLAPVAPAAGKAVLSESAAEELGVDVGDPVRLGSLDLTVAAIAGDASYSHTPVVWTTLDDWQRFGHSGTGAEEQATVVALRGGGADWGAGDKAAGTEARTVDEALTAIGSYQAENGSLQLMRGFLFAISALVIGAFFTVWTIQRSGDVAVLKALGASTPYLLKDALGQAVLMLTAGTLLGTALAVGVGALVSGGNVPFVLEPLTVLGPAAVMVVLGVLGAALSIRRITAVDPLTALGSAR comes from the coding sequence ATGTTCGTCGCATGGAGAGACCTCGGATTCGCCAAGGGGCGATTCGCGCTCATGGGTACCGTGATCGTGCTGATCACCCTGCTCGTGGGCCTGTTGTCCGGACTGACCGCCGGCCTCGCGCGGGAGAACGTCTCCGCGATCACCGGCCTGCCCGCCGACCGGCTCGCCTTCGCCGCGCCGCCGTCCGGGCAGTCGGTCTCCTTCACCAACTCGACGGTGACGGAGGAGCAGTGGCGCGAGTGGGCCGGGCGGCCCGGGGTGACGGCGGCGGCGCCGCTCGGCATCCGGACCCTCAACGGCGCCGCCGGCGACCGCACCGCCGCCGTGTCCGCCTTCGGTACGGAGCCGGAGGGCGGGCTCGCACCCGTGGCGCCCGCCGCGGGGAAGGCCGTGCTGTCGGAGTCGGCGGCGGAGGAGCTGGGCGTCGACGTCGGCGACCCCGTCCGCCTCGGCTCCCTGGACCTCACCGTCGCGGCGATCGCGGGCGATGCCTCGTACAGCCACACGCCCGTCGTGTGGACGACCCTCGACGACTGGCAGCGGTTCGGCCACAGCGGCACCGGCGCGGAGGAACAGGCCACGGTCGTCGCGCTCCGCGGCGGCGGGGCCGACTGGGGAGCGGGCGACAAGGCCGCCGGCACCGAGGCGCGGACCGTCGACGAGGCCCTCACCGCCATAGGGTCCTACCAGGCCGAGAACGGCTCCCTCCAGCTCATGCGCGGCTTCCTCTTCGCCATCTCGGCTCTCGTCATAGGAGCCTTCTTCACCGTCTGGACGATCCAGCGGAGCGGCGACGTGGCCGTCCTGAAGGCCCTCGGCGCCTCGACCCCGTACCTCCTCAAGGACGCCCTCGGGCAGGCGGTCCTGATGCTCACGGCCGGCACGCTGCTCGGCACGGCCCTCGCCGTCGGCGTCGGGGCGCTGGTCAGCGGCGGGAACGTGCCGTTCGTCCTCGAACCGCTGACCGTCCTCGGGCCCGCCGCCGTGATGGTGGTGCTCGGCGTCCTCGGAGCGGCGCTGTCCATCCGGCGGATCACCGCCGTCGATCCCCTCACCGCGCTCGGGAGTGCCCGATGA
- a CDS encoding response regulator transcription factor yields the protein MTIRLLLADDHPVVRAGLRAVLDTEPDFAVVAEAATAERAVELAAAGGVDVVLMDLQFGPGMHGSEATAAITAAPGGPKVLVLTTYDTDADILAAVEAGASGYLLKDAPPEELAAAVRTAAAGQSALAPAVAHRLMDRMRTPAEALTKRELEVLQLVGEGLSNQQISKVLFLSQATVKSHLVHVFAKLGVDSRTAAVATATARRLIRR from the coding sequence ATGACCATCCGTCTTCTGCTGGCCGACGACCACCCGGTCGTACGGGCGGGGCTGCGCGCGGTCCTGGACACGGAGCCGGACTTCGCCGTCGTCGCGGAGGCGGCGACCGCCGAGCGCGCGGTGGAGCTGGCCGCGGCCGGGGGCGTGGACGTGGTCCTGATGGATCTGCAGTTCGGTCCGGGGATGCACGGTTCGGAGGCGACGGCGGCGATCACGGCGGCGCCCGGCGGGCCGAAGGTGCTGGTCCTGACGACGTACGACACGGACGCGGACATCCTGGCGGCGGTGGAGGCGGGCGCCTCCGGCTACCTCCTGAAGGACGCGCCGCCGGAAGAGCTGGCGGCGGCGGTCCGCACGGCGGCGGCCGGACAGTCGGCCCTCGCCCCGGCGGTGGCGCACCGACTGATGGACCGGATGCGGACCCCGGCGGAGGCGCTGACCAAGCGCGAGCTGGAGGTGCTCCAGCTGGTGGGCGAGGGCCTGTCGAACCAGCAGATCAGCAAGGTGCTGTTCCTGAGCCAGGCGACGGTGAAGTCGCATCTGGTGCACGTCTTCGCGAAGCTGGGCGTGGACTCCCGTACGGCGGCGGTGGCGACGGCGACGGCCCGCCGCCTGATCAGGCGCTAG
- the alc gene encoding allantoicase: MSTGIPSFTGDASPYGGGDPYADYRTADFPFTQYADLADRRLGAGVIAANDEFFAERENLLKPEAAEFDPEHFGHKGKIMDGWETRRRRGVSAQQPHPTDDDHDWALVRLGAPGVVRGIVLDTAHFRGNYPQAVSVEAASVPGSPSPEELLADDVKWTTIVPRTAVGGHAANGFAVDVEQRFTHLRVNQHPDGGIARLRVYGEVAPDPRWLGVLGTFDLAALENGGQVEDASDRFYSPATNTIQPGRSRKMDDGWETRRRRDKGNDWIRYQLVAESEIRAVEIDTAYLKGNSAGWAALSVAAEGSEEWTEILPRTRLQPDTNHRFVLDTPAVGSRVRIDIYPDGGISRLRLFGSLTDAGTARLTARHQELGG, from the coding sequence GTGAGCACCGGCATACCCTCCTTCACCGGCGACGCCAGCCCTTACGGCGGTGGTGACCCCTACGCCGACTACCGGACGGCCGACTTCCCCTTCACCCAGTACGCCGACCTCGCCGACCGGCGACTCGGCGCCGGCGTGATCGCCGCCAACGACGAGTTCTTCGCCGAGCGCGAGAACCTGCTCAAGCCCGAGGCCGCCGAGTTCGACCCCGAGCACTTCGGTCACAAGGGCAAGATCATGGACGGCTGGGAGACCCGCCGCCGCCGCGGCGTCTCCGCCCAGCAGCCGCACCCCACCGACGACGACCACGACTGGGCCCTCGTACGGCTCGGCGCCCCCGGCGTCGTCCGCGGCATCGTCCTCGACACCGCGCACTTCCGCGGCAACTACCCGCAGGCCGTCTCCGTCGAGGCCGCCTCCGTGCCCGGCTCGCCCTCGCCCGAGGAACTCCTCGCCGACGACGTGAAGTGGACGACGATCGTCCCGCGCACCGCCGTCGGCGGTCACGCCGCCAACGGCTTCGCCGTCGACGTCGAGCAGCGCTTCACCCACCTCCGCGTCAACCAGCACCCCGACGGCGGCATCGCCCGCCTCCGCGTGTACGGCGAGGTCGCCCCCGACCCGCGGTGGCTCGGCGTGCTCGGCACCTTCGACCTCGCGGCCCTGGAGAACGGCGGCCAGGTCGAGGACGCCTCCGACCGCTTCTACTCCCCGGCCACCAACACCATCCAGCCCGGCCGCTCCCGCAAGATGGACGACGGCTGGGAGACCCGCCGCCGCCGCGACAAGGGCAACGACTGGATCCGCTACCAGCTCGTCGCCGAGTCCGAGATCCGCGCCGTCGAGATCGACACCGCGTACCTCAAGGGCAACAGCGCCGGCTGGGCCGCGCTCTCCGTCGCCGCCGAGGGCTCGGAGGAGTGGACCGAGATCCTGCCCCGGACCCGCCTCCAGCCCGACACCAACCACCGCTTCGTGCTCGACACCCCGGCGGTCGGCTCCCGCGTCCGGATCGACATCTACCCGGACGGCGGCATCTCCCGCCTCCGCCTCTTCGGCTCCCTCACGGACGCCGGTACGGCCCGCCTGACGGCCCGCCACCAGGAACTGGGCGGCTGA
- a CDS encoding DMT family transporter, translating to MSASSIAAPVPLGTPRRAWLTDLPVLLVAVVWGASYLAAKGITTTHTVIAVLVLRFAVVLPVLVVAGWTRLRALSAAQWRGAGALGLILGGIFLLETYGVVHTSATNAGLIISLTMIFTPLAEAAVTRVRPPRAFLGAAALSVLGVVLLTQGGGFTTPSPGDLLMLLAALARTVHVLAMSRIKAVRSADSLSLTTVQLGSAVAVFAVIAAFPGTGASPWAVALDFGPREWAGLIFLSVFCTLFAFFVQMWAVRRTSPSRVSLLLGTEPLWAAGAGIALAGDRPGLLGLAGAILVLAGTSWGRRAADHGAG from the coding sequence ATGTCCGCTTCGTCGATCGCCGCCCCCGTGCCCCTCGGCACCCCGCGCCGGGCCTGGCTCACCGACCTGCCCGTTCTGCTCGTCGCCGTCGTCTGGGGCGCCAGCTATCTCGCGGCCAAGGGCATCACCACCACCCACACCGTCATCGCGGTCCTCGTGCTGCGGTTCGCGGTGGTGCTGCCCGTCCTGGTCGTCGCCGGGTGGACCAGGCTCCGGGCCCTGAGTGCCGCCCAGTGGCGCGGCGCCGGGGCCCTCGGACTGATCCTCGGCGGGATCTTCCTTCTGGAGACCTACGGCGTCGTCCACACCTCCGCCACCAACGCGGGGCTGATCATCAGCCTCACCATGATCTTCACCCCGCTCGCCGAGGCCGCCGTCACCCGGGTCAGGCCGCCCCGCGCCTTCCTCGGCGCCGCCGCGCTCTCCGTCCTCGGCGTCGTGCTCCTCACCCAGGGCGGGGGCTTCACCACCCCCTCCCCCGGCGATCTGCTCATGCTGCTCGCCGCCCTCGCCCGTACCGTCCACGTCCTGGCGATGTCCCGGATCAAGGCCGTCCGGTCGGCCGACTCGCTCTCCCTCACCACCGTGCAGCTGGGCTCCGCCGTCGCCGTCTTCGCCGTCATCGCGGCCTTCCCCGGCACCGGCGCCTCTCCCTGGGCGGTGGCGCTGGACTTCGGCCCGCGCGAGTGGGCCGGGCTGATCTTCCTCTCCGTCTTCTGCACGCTCTTCGCCTTCTTCGTGCAGATGTGGGCGGTCCGCCGCACCTCCCCGTCCCGGGTCAGCCTCCTCCTCGGCACGGAACCGCTCTGGGCCGCCGGCGCGGGCATCGCGCTCGCCGGCGACCGCCCCGGCCTCCTCGGCCTCGCGGGCGCCATCCTGGTGCTCGCGGGCACGAGTTGGGGCCGCCGGGCCGCCGACCACGGCGCCGGGTAG
- a CDS encoding IclR family transcriptional regulator → MPTSSASTTDAAKPAASGGVQSLERAFDLLERMADAGGEVGLSELSASSGLPLPTIHRLMRTLVACGYVRQQPNRRYALGPRLIRLGESASRLLGTWARPYLARLVEETGETANMALLDGDEIVYVAQVPSKHSMRMFTEVGRRVLPHSTGVGKALLAHTPAEEVRALLARTGMPAATEKTITTPDGFLDALVAVRETGYAVDDNEQEIGVRCLAVSVPDSPTAAAISISGPAGRVTEAATEKIVPILQEVARELSAALANTTANGGA, encoded by the coding sequence GTGCCGACGTCCAGCGCCAGCACCACCGACGCCGCCAAGCCCGCCGCGAGCGGGGGCGTCCAGTCCCTTGAGCGTGCCTTCGACCTCCTCGAGCGGATGGCCGACGCCGGGGGCGAGGTCGGGCTGAGCGAGCTCTCCGCCAGCAGCGGACTCCCGCTCCCCACCATCCACCGTCTGATGCGCACCCTGGTCGCCTGCGGGTACGTGCGCCAGCAGCCCAACCGGCGGTACGCGCTCGGCCCCCGCCTCATCCGGCTCGGCGAGTCCGCCTCACGCCTCCTCGGCACCTGGGCGCGGCCGTACCTGGCGCGGCTGGTCGAGGAGACCGGCGAGACGGCGAACATGGCGCTCCTCGACGGCGACGAGATCGTGTACGTGGCGCAGGTGCCGTCCAAGCACTCGATGCGCATGTTCACCGAGGTCGGCCGGCGGGTGCTGCCGCACTCGACGGGCGTCGGCAAGGCGCTGCTCGCGCACACCCCGGCGGAGGAGGTCCGCGCGCTGCTGGCCCGTACCGGGATGCCGGCCGCGACGGAGAAGACCATCACCACGCCGGACGGCTTCCTCGACGCGCTCGTCGCGGTCCGCGAGACCGGGTACGCGGTCGACGACAACGAGCAGGAGATAGGAGTCCGCTGCCTCGCGGTCTCCGTCCCGGACTCCCCGACGGCCGCGGCGATCTCGATCTCGGGGCCGGCGGGACGGGTCACGGAAGCGGCCACGGAGAAGATCGTCCCGATCCTCCAGGAGGTCGCGCGGGAACTCTCCGCGGCCCTGGCGAACACGACGGCCAACGGCGGCGCGTAG
- a CDS encoding sensor histidine kinase produces the protein MAGLLVLAAVRADSAAGTVLAGVTGAVYAAGSYLPSVRDSQRAAAVWLAVLGACWLAMLWLTPEALWVAFPLYFLQLHLLPARWSLPVVALTAVAAILSYVGHGAALNPGVFIGPLLGAAVAVATVLGYHALYRESERRRRLIEELIETRAELAAAERHAGTLAERERLAREIHDTLAQGLSSIQLLLRAAERALPPDSPAAGHIDRARQEAQDNLAEARRFVRALSPPDLEHGSLAAALERLCEPGGGPRVRFSVSGTPVELPTPYEVALLRIAQSALANTVRHAGAARAEITLSFMDASVTLDVVDDGGGFEPGAVRPSSDGGFGLPAMRSRAESLGGTFTVESAPGQGTAVAVSLPLPAGA, from the coding sequence ATGGCGGGCCTGCTCGTGCTCGCGGCGGTACGGGCGGACTCGGCCGCCGGGACGGTGCTCGCGGGGGTGACGGGCGCGGTCTACGCCGCCGGGTCGTACCTGCCGTCCGTACGGGACTCGCAGCGGGCCGCCGCGGTGTGGCTGGCCGTCCTGGGCGCCTGCTGGCTCGCGATGCTGTGGCTGACCCCGGAGGCGCTCTGGGTGGCCTTCCCGCTCTACTTCCTCCAGCTGCATCTGCTGCCGGCCCGCTGGTCGCTGCCGGTGGTCGCGCTGACGGCGGTCGCGGCGATCCTCTCGTACGTGGGGCACGGCGCCGCGCTCAACCCCGGGGTGTTCATCGGGCCGCTGCTCGGCGCGGCGGTCGCGGTGGCGACGGTCCTCGGCTATCACGCGCTGTACCGGGAGAGCGAGCGGCGGCGCCGGCTCATCGAGGAGCTGATCGAGACGCGGGCGGAGCTGGCCGCCGCGGAGCGGCACGCGGGGACGCTCGCCGAGCGGGAGCGGCTCGCCCGCGAGATCCACGACACGCTCGCGCAGGGCCTGTCCTCGATCCAGCTGCTGCTCCGCGCGGCCGAGCGGGCGCTGCCACCGGACTCCCCCGCCGCGGGCCATATCGACCGGGCCCGGCAGGAGGCACAGGACAATCTGGCGGAGGCCAGGCGCTTCGTCCGGGCCCTGTCCCCGCCCGACCTGGAGCACGGCTCCCTGGCGGCGGCCCTGGAGCGGTTGTGCGAGCCAGGGGGCGGGCCGCGGGTCCGCTTCTCCGTCAGCGGCACGCCGGTCGAGCTGCCGACCCCCTACGAGGTGGCGCTGCTCCGTATCGCCCAGTCGGCGCTCGCGAACACGGTGCGGCACGCGGGCGCGGCACGCGCGGAGATCACCCTGTCGTTCATGGACGCCTCGGTGACCCTGGACGTGGTGGACGACGGCGGGGGTTTCGAACCCGGGGCGGTACGGCCCTCCTCCGACGGCGGTTTCGGGCTTCCGGCGATGCGCTCGCGCGCGGAGTCGCTGGGCGGCACGTTCACCGTCGAGTCCGCACCCGGCCAGGGCACGGCCGTCGCCGTCTCCCTCCCCCTCCCCGCTGGAGCGTGA